One window of Mesorhizobium sp. WSM4904 genomic DNA carries:
- a CDS encoding TadE/TadG family type IV pilus assembly protein, whose translation MGTPAARFRKNRSGAAAVEFALVLPVLCAALFGVADGWSYTTSSMAMRAGVKTAANLLLAGASDDTAVQAAALASWEKKPDDAAVAVTRTYKCGTTVVTSTTICAGPKVPSVFVQIAASGTWVPPFTFGPFPKNTALDHQQVIRVR comes from the coding sequence ATGGGGACGCCGGCAGCCCGCTTCCGCAAGAACCGCTCCGGCGCCGCCGCGGTGGAATTCGCGCTGGTGCTGCCGGTGCTGTGCGCCGCGCTCTTCGGCGTCGCCGATGGCTGGTCCTATACCACCAGCTCGATGGCGATGCGGGCGGGCGTGAAGACGGCGGCAAACCTGCTTCTGGCCGGCGCGAGCGACGATACTGCCGTCCAGGCGGCTGCTCTTGCGAGCTGGGAAAAGAAGCCGGACGACGCGGCGGTCGCAGTAACCCGCACCTACAAGTGCGGAACGACCGTGGTCACGTCGACGACCATCTGCGCGGGGCCGAAGGTGCCCTCGGTCTTCGTACAGATCGCGGCGTCGGGCACCTGGGTTCCGCCTTTCACTTTCGGCCCCTTCCCAAAGAATACCGCACTCGATCACCAGCAGGTGATCCGTGTCCGCTAG
- a CDS encoding TadE/TadG family type IV pilus assembly protein: MIGRFWASKRGNFALTTAIAVVPLMLAVAGAVDLVGTSDDAAQLQNSLDAAGLAIGTKYQAGMSANDVRQLGQTLFAANMSAADAGEYSGSVAAFQATASGDPSAYYISLSSAISRPAFVSGTPAWQATRSASVKIKPGAQACVLALDPHVSSAVSLQGSTNVAMKGCVIAANSDAADAVSRGGSAIVSAGCVSTVGATSGLTPPNATLSCGTPQESQYASFDPLANVTPPAYGLCQPMPNGKTVTLSQGTYCDKTWSGKITLNPGIYVLRNVTIKPGGNGSLTGQGVTIFLMENSQLYINANETVNLSPTTSGPYAGITIFQDHGNTQALTLNGGAGSVVSGFIYAPDAAITYAGNSDMSSQGSCLRLVGKTVDITGNSAVKSDCAAELGNREMYAGRMITLVK; this comes from the coding sequence ATGATTGGACGGTTCTGGGCTTCGAAGCGTGGCAATTTCGCGCTGACGACCGCGATCGCCGTGGTGCCGCTGATGCTTGCCGTGGCTGGCGCCGTCGACCTGGTGGGTACCAGCGACGATGCCGCGCAGCTGCAGAACTCGCTGGACGCGGCCGGCCTTGCGATCGGCACGAAATACCAGGCGGGCATGTCGGCGAACGATGTGCGGCAGCTCGGCCAGACGTTGTTCGCGGCCAATATGAGCGCCGCCGACGCCGGGGAATATTCGGGCAGCGTCGCCGCCTTCCAGGCGACGGCGAGCGGCGATCCGAGCGCCTACTATATTTCGCTGTCGTCCGCCATCAGCCGGCCGGCCTTCGTCAGCGGCACGCCGGCCTGGCAGGCGACGCGCTCCGCCTCCGTCAAGATCAAGCCCGGGGCGCAGGCCTGCGTGCTGGCGCTCGATCCGCATGTGAGTTCCGCCGTCAGCCTGCAGGGATCCACCAATGTCGCCATGAAGGGCTGCGTGATCGCCGCCAACTCGGACGCAGCCGACGCCGTCAGCCGGGGCGGCTCGGCGATCGTCAGCGCCGGATGCGTCTCGACGGTCGGCGCGACCTCGGGCTTGACGCCACCCAACGCCACGCTTTCCTGCGGCACGCCGCAGGAAAGCCAGTACGCGTCCTTCGATCCGCTGGCCAACGTCACCCCGCCCGCCTACGGGCTCTGCCAGCCGATGCCCAACGGCAAGACGGTCACGCTCTCGCAAGGCACCTATTGCGACAAGACCTGGTCGGGAAAGATCACGCTCAATCCGGGCATCTACGTCCTGCGCAACGTCACCATAAAACCCGGCGGCAACGGCAGCCTGACCGGCCAGGGCGTGACGATCTTCCTGATGGAGAACTCGCAGCTCTATATCAACGCCAACGAGACGGTGAACCTCTCGCCGACCACCAGCGGCCCCTATGCCGGCATCACGATCTTCCAGGACCACGGCAACACGCAGGCGCTGACGCTGAACGGCGGAGCGGGTTCCGTGGTGAGCGGCTTCATCTACGCCCCCGACGCGGCCATCACCTATGCCGGCAATTCGGACATGAGCTCGCAGGGCAGCTGCCTGCGGCTGGTCGGCAAAACCGTCGATATAACGGGGAACTCGGCAGTGAAGTCGGACTGCGCGGCCGAGCTCGGCAACCGCGAAATGTATGCCGGCAGGATGATCACACTGGTGAAGTAG
- a CDS encoding pilus assembly protein TadG-related protein, with translation MASFSRILRHFAFRRLRSGEGGNVATIFALTLPVVVGGAGLGVETSYWYYSSLKLQATADAAAYAGALEKIQGSDTATITTAATQSATDNGLGTGTIVVHTPPTSGPNTANKAVEVILNQNLDRVFTSIFSQSKVPEQARAVALITDASKACNVALSQSASQAVLYSGSTTVKQNGCVTMANSIASDAIKVQGSASLQTDCLISAGGVVLNNPVSMVCKSPITQALPTSDPFSSLPAPAASNSCSKVNANKTSQILTQGTYCNGMNLSGNVTLSPGIYVVQGSLKINAGAVVSGSGVTIYMTGSNTVSMNGNATVTLSAQTSGIYSGVLFYGDRNGTSAKSNFNGTADSLLTGAIYFPRQEVDYLGNFSGKNGCTQVVADTIQWSGSSTINQDCSSLGMKDIPAAPSIAIVE, from the coding sequence ATGGCGTCATTCAGTCGCATCTTGAGACACTTTGCCTTCCGTCGCCTGCGAAGCGGCGAGGGCGGCAACGTCGCGACCATCTTCGCGCTCACCCTGCCGGTCGTCGTCGGCGGGGCGGGGCTCGGCGTCGAGACCTCCTATTGGTACTATTCGAGCCTGAAGCTGCAGGCGACGGCCGACGCCGCCGCCTATGCCGGCGCTCTGGAGAAGATCCAGGGATCCGACACGGCGACGATTACGACGGCCGCCACGCAGTCGGCAACCGACAACGGGCTGGGCACCGGCACCATCGTCGTCCACACGCCTCCCACCTCGGGGCCGAACACGGCCAACAAGGCGGTCGAGGTGATTCTGAACCAGAACCTGGACCGGGTGTTCACCTCTATCTTCTCCCAGAGCAAGGTGCCGGAACAGGCGAGGGCGGTGGCGCTCATCACCGACGCCTCCAAGGCCTGCAACGTCGCGCTTAGTCAGTCGGCCTCGCAGGCGGTGCTCTATTCCGGCAGCACCACCGTCAAGCAGAACGGCTGCGTCACCATGGCGAATTCGATCGCCAGCGATGCCATCAAGGTGCAGGGTTCGGCGTCTCTGCAGACCGACTGCCTGATCTCGGCGGGCGGCGTCGTGCTGAACAATCCGGTGAGCATGGTCTGCAAGAGCCCGATCACCCAGGCCTTGCCTACGTCAGATCCGTTCTCCAGCCTGCCGGCGCCCGCAGCCTCGAACTCGTGCTCGAAAGTCAACGCGAACAAAACGTCGCAAATACTCACCCAGGGCACCTATTGCAACGGCATGAACCTAAGCGGCAATGTCACGCTTTCTCCCGGCATCTATGTCGTCCAGGGCAGCCTGAAGATCAACGCGGGCGCGGTCGTCTCCGGCAGCGGGGTTACCATCTACATGACCGGCAGCAACACCGTCAGCATGAACGGCAACGCCACCGTGACGCTCAGCGCGCAGACCTCGGGCATCTATTCGGGGGTGCTGTTCTATGGTGACAGGAATGGCACCAGCGCAAAAAGCAACTTCAACGGCACCGCGGACTCCTTGCTGACCGGCGCGATCTACTTCCCCAGGCAGGAGGTCGACTATCTCGGCAATTTCTCCGGCAAGAACGGCTGCACGCAGGTCGTCGCCGACACCATCCAGTGGTCGGGCAGTTCGACCATCAACCAGGACTGCTCGAGCCTCGGGATGAAGGACATACCGGCCGCCCCGTCGATTGCGATCGTCGAGTAG
- a CDS encoding FkbM family methyltransferase has translation MDYPKLYHLDGLVRAVGWTTTFSLLLRRALGIGRAIRVRCRGHELLLRPTDSDLFVVSQVFGHCEYEIGKLGRDALTRLAAQWRKEGLVPMIVDAGANVGYSSIFLRDGYPDAIVIAVEPDRQTFEALQLNCADLDRIAPVHGALWSHDGEVALVNSEAPSWARAVSDGQGVRSITLKRLLAEFPRAKLLMLKMDIEGAELEATRDGNILKGAPCVIVEPHDFMFPGRGCLTHVYSWLTMSGRRIDSLVNGENLIFLDSEMLAAEANRGAGLAGATSPV, from the coding sequence ATGGACTACCCCAAGCTCTATCATTTGGACGGCCTCGTGCGGGCTGTCGGTTGGACAACGACGTTCTCGCTGCTGCTCCGTCGCGCCCTGGGGATCGGGCGGGCAATAAGAGTTCGCTGTCGGGGCCACGAACTGCTTCTGCGGCCGACCGACAGCGACTTGTTTGTTGTCTCCCAGGTGTTTGGGCATTGCGAATACGAAATTGGAAAACTGGGCCGCGACGCGCTTACCCGCCTTGCTGCTCAATGGAGGAAGGAGGGGCTCGTACCCATGATCGTCGACGCGGGCGCCAACGTCGGCTACTCATCGATTTTCCTTCGAGACGGCTATCCCGATGCCATCGTGATAGCTGTCGAACCGGACCGTCAGACCTTTGAAGCGTTGCAATTGAACTGTGCCGATCTGGACCGGATCGCACCGGTTCACGGCGCGCTTTGGAGCCATGACGGTGAGGTTGCACTCGTCAACAGCGAGGCTCCTTCCTGGGCGCGGGCCGTATCGGATGGACAAGGCGTTCGGTCGATCACCCTCAAGAGGCTTCTTGCCGAATTTCCCAGGGCGAAATTGTTGATGTTGAAAATGGACATCGAAGGCGCCGAACTGGAGGCAACGCGAGACGGCAATATCCTGAAGGGTGCGCCTTGCGTCATCGTCGAACCGCACGACTTCATGTTCCCCGGCAGAGGTTGCCTCACCCATGTGTATTCATGGTTGACGATGAGCGGAAGGAGAATCGACAGCCTGGTGAACGGCGAAAACCTGATATTCCTGGACTCTGAAATGCTTGCCGCTGAAGCCAATCGAGGAGCGGGATTGGCCGGCGCTACTTCACCAGTGTGA
- a CDS encoding TadE/TadG family type IV pilus assembly protein: protein MSARRRAKAFAGNASGGAAIEFALIAPFLIMLLFGIFAFGWSMNNESSVRYALEASARSLQLDKTLTQAQIQTIATQKLQGLGLQNVTVTITTDPPSGGFKMAHVSASYAFVIDFPYFSDYPINYSTTVTVPLINS, encoded by the coding sequence GTGTCCGCTAGACGGAGAGCGAAGGCGTTTGCCGGCAATGCCTCCGGCGGAGCCGCGATCGAATTCGCGCTGATCGCGCCTTTCCTTATCATGCTCTTGTTCGGCATCTTCGCCTTCGGCTGGTCGATGAACAACGAGTCCAGCGTGCGCTACGCGCTGGAAGCCTCCGCCCGCTCGCTGCAGCTCGACAAGACGCTGACCCAGGCTCAGATCCAGACGATCGCGACGCAGAAACTGCAGGGGCTCGGCCTGCAGAACGTGACAGTCACGATCACCACCGACCCGCCGAGCGGCGGCTTCAAGATGGCGCATGTCAGCGCCAGCTACGCCTTCGTCATCGACTTCCCCTATTTCAGCGATTACCCGATCAATTACTCGACGACCGTCACCGTGCCGCTGATCAACAGCTAA
- a CDS encoding polymerase: MQLGEMIANLFAALLLAALITGIFLLFGRPLWPAREAQMVVLLPVDPTTAGSVRGVCFDPCLPPRFDLKLAPQRPPSDS, translated from the coding sequence ATGCAGCTCGGCGAGATGATCGCGAACCTATTCGCAGCACTCTTGCTGGCGGCACTGATCACCGGCATCTTCCTGCTTTTCGGCAGGCCGCTATGGCCCGCCCGTGAGGCGCAGATGGTCGTACTGCTTCCGGTCGATCCGACGACCGCTGGATCGGTGCGCGGCGTCTGCTTCGACCCATGCCTGCCGCCCCGCTTCGATCTCAAGCTTGCACCACAAAGGCCGCCGTCGGATTCGTGA